One window of Lottiidibacillus patelloidae genomic DNA carries:
- a CDS encoding DMT family transporter: protein MVIGVLLAILAGVLVSMQNIFNSKVSEKAGPWETTVLVLGLGALASFTFGLMSEGRNLFHLPNMELWFWFSGLFGIGVVTSLVLSIRLLGPTFAIAIVLTSELGIALLFDSLGWLGLAKVPFTLNQLIGVLIIISGIYVFKFNVFNRDVQPAKEKLDVVKLKQNA from the coding sequence TTGGTTATTGGAGTGTTGTTAGCGATACTTGCAGGTGTGCTAGTAAGCATGCAAAATATATTTAACAGTAAAGTGAGTGAAAAAGCGGGGCCTTGGGAAACAACTGTTTTAGTGTTAGGACTAGGGGCTCTAGCCTCATTTACTTTTGGGCTTATGTCTGAAGGTAGAAATTTATTTCACCTTCCTAATATGGAATTATGGTTTTGGTTCAGTGGTTTATTTGGTATAGGAGTAGTAACAAGCTTGGTGCTAAGCATAAGGTTGCTAGGTCCAACTTTTGCAATAGCGATCGTTTTAACATCTGAATTAGGGATTGCATTATTATTTGACTCTTTAGGATGGTTGGGTCTGGCAAAGGTTCCATTTACATTGAACCAACTGATTGGAGTATTAATAATTATAAGCGGCATCTATGTATTTAAATTTAACGTTTTCAATAGAGATGTTCAACCAGCAAAAGAAAAACTTGATGTTGTGAAACTAAAGCAAAATGCATAA
- a CDS encoding DMT family transporter encodes MKGIFFAFLGGAFITLQGVANARISQDIGTWQTATITQFTGFIVALVALLLVRKGNWKQFKQVKPLYLIAGSFGAIVIFSHITAIHLIGVTLTVSALLIAQLTSTFLIDHFGWFEVLKQKMKISQIIGIGLMIIGMIVIKF; translated from the coding sequence ATGAAAGGAATTTTCTTTGCTTTTTTAGGTGGTGCTTTTATTACACTGCAAGGAGTTGCCAATGCACGGATAAGTCAAGATATTGGGACATGGCAAACTGCAACTATTACACAGTTTACGGGATTTATTGTAGCGTTAGTCGCACTATTATTAGTGCGAAAAGGTAATTGGAAACAGTTTAAACAAGTAAAACCTTTATATTTAATCGCGGGTTCATTTGGAGCAATTGTAATTTTTAGTCACATTACTGCAATCCATCTCATAGGAGTTACTCTAACAGTATCTGCTTTATTAATTGCCCAATTAACTTCTACTTTTTTAATCGATCATTTCGGATGGTTTGAAGTTTTGAAACAGAAAATGAAAATTTCACAAATAATAGGAATTGGCTTAATGATTATTGGTATGATTGTTATAAAGTTTTAA
- a CDS encoding Crp/Fnr family transcriptional regulator, translating into MKEINNVELMNDYMQKYQLEAIFNREIIPFLSLYSFEQGEHICEQGDPSKYLYFLVKGKLKIYTSSAEGKTLILSFKTPLDVIGDIEYVQEIPIINTVEAVSETHMLGIPYDKLKKYANRHAPFLQFLLKAITQKFHMKSNSMNLNLMYPVEVRLASYLLSITYEEQVVQKEEQISTANVTDIANLIGTSYRHLNRVILKLCKDGLIERKDKAIVIQDREGLKSLVGNNIYE; encoded by the coding sequence ATGAAGGAAATTAATAATGTTGAACTAATGAATGATTACATGCAAAAATATCAGCTTGAAGCCATTTTTAATAGAGAAATAATCCCATTCTTATCCCTATACAGTTTTGAGCAAGGAGAGCACATTTGTGAGCAAGGCGATCCTTCGAAATATTTATATTTTTTAGTAAAAGGTAAATTAAAGATTTATACATCTTCTGCTGAAGGGAAGACACTAATCCTCTCATTTAAAACACCTCTAGATGTTATAGGTGATATTGAGTATGTGCAAGAGATTCCAATCATTAATACCGTTGAGGCTGTTTCTGAAACACATATGCTGGGCATCCCTTACGATAAGTTAAAAAAATATGCCAATAGGCATGCTCCTTTCTTGCAGTTTTTACTCAAGGCTATTACACAAAAGTTTCATATGAAGTCCAATTCAATGAATTTAAACTTAATGTATCCAGTTGAAGTGAGGTTAGCGAGTTACTTATTGTCGATCACTTACGAAGAGCAAGTCGTACAAAAAGAAGAACAAATTAGTACAGCTAATGTGACTGATATTGCAAACTTAATTGGAACGAGCTACCGCCATTTAAACCGAGTGATCCTAAAGTTATGTAAGGATGGATTAATTGAACGAAAAGACAAGGCTATCGTCATACAAGATAGAGAAGGCTTAAAATCATTAGTAGGCAATAATATTTACGAATAA